A segment of the Nasonia vitripennis strain AsymCx chromosome 2, Nvit_psr_1.1, whole genome shotgun sequence genome:
CTTATTCACTTTTTACAGGCACAATAGTTCTTACACTTTCtcatttttttgttgttgctgttttaaatatattaatgcTGAAGgaacttaatattttataaagcaaATATTTAAAGCTCAAAGTAGTTACAAATAAAGTACATAGGTAGTACCATCTTAAAttctgtaataaaaaaattaaaaaaaaaatcttataagCGATAATAGATAATGCGCATACGTAATAATGTCTTATACTCATTTTAAtaacattattaaataagCCCTaaaacaacaatttttttcaaatttaaaatatttatataagattataatctaataatgcTTATGTTATGTAAAGCTGACGATGATTTCTaaagaatgattttttttgtagTATTCTCGGTAATTAACATACGcatagatttttttaaattttatctaACAATATAAATCTCGTTAAGAATGTtgagttatatatatataatacttcTACATATGGAACTAAAAAACGATTTCGTTGAGAGATGACGATGAGGTACGAATTTTTTTGCAACATACCCGAGAATACTTAACGCGATCACAATTTCTTGAAGTTGAGTTAGAAATCATCTCAAAAAGGTGCGTTCGTCTTGATTCGTTTAGAAGATAAAAAATTCCTATCACAACAATAAGTACAGGAACTATAATACCCATTATTTTGCCTCCTGAAACCAATGGAATATATAAACGTCGGCATTttggatttattatttattataatacgaTTGTACCTTACCGCTTAATGAAGCTGCTTCATTTGGAGCTATGCTATTTTTGGTATCAGTATCTTtagaaattgaattttcaggAACGGACAGAAAACGACATATTTGCGGTCTATCCCATTCGAATTCCAAATAACATGAACTCTCCTAAACATTGAAATTAAACGTACATCATACACATGTCCCGCATcgataattgtaaaaattttaaaattgttatgaATGTTTAATTACCTTTAACAGAACTGGTGGACTCAAAATATTCTTGTTTCTACAATTTATACTTAAAACGGATTGAGCAAGCGATCCATCACTACATTTACTTCCTCCCGTAAAATGTAGTCGAATGATATCAGATGATTCAGCATAATCATAAAGGACACTTACACTGGTACCATAGTTGACCTTATCATCGCAAATAAACCCGCCATTACATTCTTTCTTATTTCCACAAAGGGAAATTTTATACACGGTATTATCTTTACCCGTGACCTGTAACTTATATTACattagtttttaataaactgtTGCTTTTGAGAGTAAACAAAATACATTGcataatatacatacataacTTATTAAGCCCTTGTTTTGggataataatgataaattacGGAAATCTCCAAGTGTATTATTGATTGAACAATTGTCGTTAAAATATCCATCTACTTTCCCACACACTAAACTTGTTTTCCATTCAAAAAAATACGTACAGTTATGGTAGGATAGGAATCGTGGTTGCGTCTGCAATAAAATAGATACAGTTTATATAGACTATTTTTCAAGTAATATTTGGTTTACTTCTTTGAATCAATATTTACCATTTGGCTGTTGATATCACACAAGAACGAAATACTGGATTCAATTCTTCGTCTTTTATCATCTTCGCAAGCCGACCCATTATGGTAGACTATAACGGCACTTTGATCACTAGAAGTGTTCGGGGCGGAATCAAAACTTCCTAAAttctatttgtaaaatacaagttCTATAAGCGATACACGAATTTTAGACATACGTtctcttaaaataaaataaatattaacttaCAGTTGTACTTATTACTTTTCCATTATTAATCCTAAGTTTACAAATACTGGCTTTTTCATCTGTGCAAACACTAAATTTGTCATACTTGACAAGTGGTTGACACAAATTTATATGATATTCTGTGTCATCagatttaatcacataattgGAAAGCTGTAACATTAATGGACTAAGATTGACTTGATTGTTATATGTTGAACAAGTCTTCTGCAAAAAATGTATTGTTAAATTACGAAAGCGTAATTTAAAGGAGAAtcgttttaaatttatattatgcTATACCTGTATTTTGCATGCCAGTGGAGTACTATACTTAATTAGATCATAACACAAATCTATTACATCGATTTCATAGTCATCTGGACCACAATAAAATTCAATCACTGTATACTTTTGCTGTTTACCAAAACATACATCTCCATTCGTGTAATTCAAGTATGGTCCACTCTCTTTCCAcatcaaatttgaatttccaaTTCCACCTGATGTACTTTTATGACGTTTACATGCTCctaaaaaatcataacaataTTCATAAATGTTTCGTACTTTGgttaaaaagaagaaaaaacattaatagaattaaatttatttacctGTTTGTTTTTTGCAAGTAGTGTTTGTTATTGCATTACAAATAGTAAATTTGTAAAACTCATTTGTTCCAAATGGTTTCACACTTAATTCTTTATTCATTAATGCTGTGAAATTGTAAGTTTGGCCTGTTATTGGATTTTTCACTGCACACACATCAGAATTTGCTTTTTCTAAACTCTTGGCATGTAAGGCTTGTTCACTGCAAGCAGCTGCTGTTGTCCAGTTAAAACGGTAGTGACACAGTTCCATACCTCCTACATAGTCTGGTAATGTTCCCTATTTTTCAAATGAAGATCaaatgaataaatttaaaacaaatctCGTTTTTTAAGCGATTTAAAATCCTCAAAACCATATTTACAATTGCATCCAAATCACAAATAAATGTTATTGTTGCTTCCAATTTTGAAGATGCATTTTCTACAGCAGATGAACATAGTGCACCATCCGTATATTTTAATGACAAAGTGCCATCTACattgtattttaaattttcattaggTTCACCTAAAGGTGAGCTTTAAcgattgaaaatatataaaaattaatggtATTCTTTTTCCATAATTTTGTAGAATACATGATGGTTATAAGTGATTACCTTTTAGCAGTTTCTAAATCAATTAGACAAGCTGCATTATTGGATTTGCATGTATTTGGTCCATAAATAACAGAGTGGCATATATTTAGAAgtactttttttgtataattggCAAAATAGACTTCATAATTTCCggaaatttttgttaattcaCTGAGATCATAATGATCAGAATTATGATTAACAGTGCAGCTTATTTTTTTCGGTTCAGTGCAAGCAGCTGAAGTCCTCCAATCCAATTTGAAATCACATTCATTGTATCCCTTAATAACAAATTGCATtagtagtaataaatttaatatcaGATAAAGATTCAACAGatcaaacaaatttatttaatcaactttttcaatttaattaaataaataaatatcttacAGCCGCATATAGCTCCATGCCTTCATTGGCATCTGTAACTCCCAAATCACACTTCATCCGGATCTCTACCGTGTAATTATGCTGATTATCACATTTATCACCagtatatttgaaaataatttcacCAAACTCGCGAACAACTTCAGGTGGATTTTTTCCTACAACAATCATTTTAtatcaagattataattagTCGTATAGGTGATATTTATTTCATGTATTACTTGTTACTTGAAAAATAGCATACCTATGCCTATTTCTTGTCCGGTTTTATTAAGACAAATGGAGTAGCCATCTTGACCAttgcaattagtttttaacATGCCACAAGGTTGCAATCTCAAAATAGCATCAACATCATGCTGAATGCTATAATCCTTATTAGAATTTGACAGCCCCgtgaaattaaataaatgtgaaaattcCGGTTCCCTAACTAAGCAGTAGTTTTCTCTGATAAATTTCTGTGATGGAACAGGAAACAGTGCACACCTTAGTCGTTTTTCCCCTTGTTTAGTGATATCATGAAAGAATATGATAAAGTGTACCTTACCtctcttttaattttactcgTTATGACTCGAGCCGCCAGAAAATTCGGCTGCAAAGCGgctaataaaatgaaaatgaagaaacgCATCTTTGAAGTAACGCATACAAGAATTTCTACATCAAAATTCAGCAAGAATAGTCTCCTCTGCAACAGTAAAAAGGCACAAAGGTAGGTATGACGTTATCGCTCTTTCGCCGGTAAAAATAATCATGCAACTCCAGCATGGCGTTGCGCCTTTGTTTTGTCTACTTCAACTACTTATGCTTTACCTCGCGCTAGTTTTATCCTTTCTTGGCAGTAGCAGGCAGCGAATGCTCTCGATTTTCGGAGCATATCTCGCAGTTTCGTCTCTAAGCACTTTTTCCGCACTCGATGATGAACGGATTCATTCAATCCTCACGATTGCTCACATGTCTCTTGGAACACTGTAGAGCTGCACTGAAATTTAATCTCCGAGGACTGATATGCGTTTGTTTTACTCGGAATCCCAACGGAATATACATACCTATGCGAGTACgtcgtaaacaaataatacagGCCGGATTTCCAAGCACCAATGACAATGACCCAAAGACTGCGCGGGCGGCCGCGGctaatgagtaatgtgcgcgCGCAGCTCGATATTTGGGCTTTTCGGAATCGATGCGCTTTTTTTCAGACCGACTGAAAATTGACGAGACGTTTCTGAGCCCGTATGATCGATGGCTAATGATTGCtgtattaatttaattacgtTCGATAGTATACTCGATAACTCCGTAACTTATCGCCTTTTTTATGAGAAGCGGACCTGCGGCTACGTCGGCACCTGCGCATAATTCGACCAGTCGCATAACTGCATATCTGTTTGTCCGCGATATGccaataaataatgtatttttatcaGGACGGGTAAAACGTTGCGTGCAAAAATGATAAACGCAAAACTAATGCGTCGAAGAATTGCATGTGATAACTTTGTATTTGATTATCATAAGGAGATCGATACAAGCAAACGCTGAACAATCGAAGGTggttttgataaattattacatgCGCATTTTCGCAAGTCAGTTTTGTCGGCTGCACCGCGCATGCGATAACAGATCACGTGTGCACCTCCCACCATTAGCACGACTCAACCTGACTTGACGTTCTAACCTTGTGCATTTCAAACTTCGATGCAGCCGTAATCATTGTTTACTTTCAgcgaaaatgttaaatgaaaaACTGATTGAGTTGATTTAATTGTCGTCATTTTAGTATAGATAAGTACTCGCTAAGATGGAGGAATTAACGATCGAGCAAGTGTTTTTAATTCTAAAACCAGAATGCGAGTCGTTTATGAGTGAGCCAAGTGCGAAAAAGGCTATGAAAATTGCAGCCATGGTGAACAGAACTTCAAAAGTATTTCTTAAGAAAATCTATGAAAACATACTGTTCCCGATCACTCATCACTTGAAAAACAATACTCTTAGGTAATTCATATGATTTTTGGAGTTAAAAATTCTTCGTTCTTTTTATTCGTTCCTATTTTTTACAGTAAAGATGACAATTTAGAATTGGTGAAAACTATTCGAGCTGTACTTTGCAATATAAGAGTAGAAAATTTACTTGTGTTTGTTCAGATTTACAATTGCTTACGCTGTCAAATATGTCAAGAGAAAAGCACAATGGAATGTAAGTCAGTCTAAAGATTTTATGACATTCTTCATTGAGGAATTGGAGtacttttaatatttatatacattacTTGCAGTGATAGAAGCGCATGAAGAGCTGAAAGAAGCTGTAGTTTTGTGTTTGAAAGATCTTGTTGAGAGCTGTTCTTTACATGTAATTGAATCTTTTTATACACGACAGCATGCTGCATTACTGAGCCACGGCATTTATCTATGTGTGAGACTAGCGAGGCTAGAAAAATCTAACTCTTTACGGTAgggttataaattttttttcaataataataaggtATTCGAATACTCAGGATGGTCaaaactaaaatttctttatatttttctttttcacagATTAGCTGCTGTAGAAGCTGTCATGGCATTAGTTCAAGTTCATGATAAAGCTGATTCTCAGGATATTGTTTTACGTAGTCAAATAGCTGATGTTGTCATGTTATATCTACCTGGAGTGTCAAGTGGATTATTGGAAGTTGCTCTTAGGAGTGACATTCAAAATCACAAAGTAACAATGGTAATTTAGGCTATTGTACCTGATATTTGTagtatgtaaaataaaaaaaattaatacgaAATTTTTGTACTCTAGGTGGCAATTCAGGCATGGAGCAGAGCAATGGCTCTGGTAATGCAGGATATGCCACACGAAGAAGATTGCGATTTGACAGCCCCTGCAATAACATTGGAAAGTATAATGAAAGAAAAAGATCTCAATGATagtgaaaaaatgaaacgTGCCTTAGAAACTACCAAAAGAACTCCTCAGTGGTATTCTGCAGTGTctgaaaagtttaaaattctGTTTAAAGAATTGGATGTTTTATCTGAACATTCTCATTTTAAAGTTAGAAAGGAGCTGGCTGTAGCTGTTAGTCTTTTACTCTTAAATTGTTCAAGGtacatttttgtattatttgcaataaaaaaaagtcatgTCTTACATGAAATTTTGTATCTTTTAGAAACATGAAACCTTGTTTTCAAACTCTATTGGAAGTATTAATAACGTTGTCGGAAGATGAAAATCAAGAAGTTTCTAAAACGGCAAATGATGCACTTCAAAAAGTGCAAGAAAAGTGCCTTCAAGATAAAAATATGAAGACTGCAGTCGAAACGCTTGAAGAGAATCTATATGAACTCTTAACGAAATTACCACGCATCATAAGAACGTCTggtaaattgatttttgaataattatctTTTAAGTTATTTACTCTATTTATATTGTAAGAATAAATTCACAGGTGAATCCGTGCAAATAATGTGGCTAAATCGTTTAGCTGGATATTTAAAAGTACTTGGCAAGCAAAGATTATCTAGGATTTTGCTCTCCACAGCTCATTTACGAAAATTGTTGGTTACTCTTGTCTATATAGCTGAACTTGATTCTAGCAATGTTTCATTGTTGGAAGATATCACAACTACaagtaaaactttttaaaataaaatctgcatgtattaaacaaatattaaatacatgATTCTTATTTTTAGACTTTGAAGACTCCATGTACCAAGGAGTTTCTCATTCATGGAAACAGTTTAAGTTTTTATTTGATGTTGCCACCAgtgaaaaattatatagtatatttaggATACTTGGAGAATTCGGAGATCATAAAACATTAGTGGacagtattttgaaaatgtcatTAGATGTgcctaaatttaaaaaagaactAACTTTGATTCTAAATACAATATTAGAAGGTAACAATTTAATTACGCAAATTTAAATAAGATAGTATTGTACTTAACTTAATTCAAATTTTGAGACAGTTCCTAGAGATACAACAGTTGAAATGCCAATGTACAAAAAAGTCGTTGAACATTATATAAATCCTGATTATTGGAATCTTCCAGTGAAAGTATCTGATGAAATTACACTTCAAACTGCACAAAGTAATATTGTGGAATGTTGTTTAATTTTAGAAGGTTTGGGAATAATAGCTAAAGTTCTAAAAGAGGACTACCAATGTTTTCTTCTAAAAACATTGTATTTAGTAATTGAAAGAGCAGGTAATTATGATGGATAAACTTGTTAAAATTAGTGACGCAATTGCTAccaaaacttttttcatttttaggaAGTGAACACAGTTTGATACGTTTGCTTGGACTCCAAACACTTGAAATCATTGCAAAATCTCAAAATTTAGAAACAATCGGAGATCTATTTCGAGTAAATTTTGATTACATTTCCTACCATGTAACGGTAAAACTTCGTAGGGTAGAAAGAAATCCCGGGGTTTTAGATGTTGTAGGAGTTGTAACTAATTATAGTACAATGGATTTCCTTCCACATTTGAAGGATATTGTGGATGACCTGCTCCTCCAATCCGGTTCCAATACTCAAAAACGAAATGTTAGCTCATTTTTAAAAGTATTCTATGCATTTGTAATATGCGTCAAAAGACTGACGCTGAATAAAGATTCAAAAGAGAATGACAAGTTCTTTGATGATTTGAGATCTTTGAGGTCAGCTGAAATAGTTATAAATTCCTTCTTAGAATATTATAATgctaaaaaagattcattGATGATCAATGTTAATGACAAGATGGAAGTAGATGAAGTTGCAAATCTTGAAAATAACTATGATAATGTCTGTGACTTTAAAGAGGGtttgtatattatttattatttattttaaattattagatTAGAAGCGAATAAATGTGTACATTTTACAGATGAAAATGAAGTAAAAGCACCTTACTTTGTCAATATGGTTAAAGATATCATGAAGAGGTGCTTGCATTTTCTACCATCACAAGAGTTCACAGAATCGTCCTTATCAATGTCAATATTGAAAGAAGGCGCTATAATTTTGAAGGATTGGGAAAATGAGTTATTGCCAATAGTGCATGAACTTTGGCATCCATTGGTTGACAGATTCCAAAATCCAAATCCACTCGTGATAAATTTAGCATGGCAATTACTGTGCTGTCTCGCTCAAGTTTCTCAAGATTTTATTCGATCTAGAACTTTGAAGTACTAaacttataaattaatattaacaataacaatttggaaataagtattattaaaattttaaatattcttttagaCAAATATTTCCGccactttcaaaatttttgaagaATTCCTCTAAAGAAAGTTATAAAAAAGATTCAGGAAGTACTTACAAGTTTACAcagatatttaaattacagaaAGAAATACTAAGTAAACTAGGAGGTCTCataaagtatttaaaattgcttgaaaAAGATACATGGGATATTTTAGATATAGCTGAGCCTTATCTTGATAGTTTACAACATACAGAACTTCAGGTACCtatgaaataaagaaaaaatgaattttgctaagttattttgaatattgaaaaattccgTTGATATTATTTCAATATATCCGCAGGAATATTGTGTAAATATGTATAAAGAAATTGCTGAATATAATGCTGATATCGTATGGATCAAATGCGTGGATATATGGCATCGGCAAGTTGAAACTGTGACACCACAAGATGATCTTAACACTTGGTACTCTAATATAAAAGATTGCAATGCGCAATCAACCTttcaacataatgtacaaaatattttagtgTATATTTATGATAAGCAGAAACTGCTgtaatttgtattattattttttatatatcttgTAAATAACTTGTTATATATGttcattgtttttaaaataaagttttcgttacctaattattttaatcatttaaatTGCATAAAAACCAAACAAAACAATCAGAAATTGAGTGTgaaaagtatttattttatttattttattatatattaagtAAAAAGTTGGTGATTTCAATTATTGATTCGCTGAGCTGGATTTCTCTTTAAAGTGAAATAATCGGTGATGAATTACCAAATAGTActtacaattgaaaatgccGAGTGATGTACTAATTCATGTACAAAACCACGTTTATTGTGCTTTTTCTAAGTCATGTACGATTGTACATACATAATACATATAAATGTTTGTATCTATGAATTCTCCTTTGGTTCATTTTGGCCAGTTAACATTATAATGTATATTGCTTTAAATCAAACTTTATCCCAGAAAAAATGTATCGATACctcttataatttttcaatgtcTTTTACACATTTATGCACATTTGGTTTTATAAttcttaaaaattattaacataataaTATAGACTAGTCCAACGATACAAAAGATCTTACAATATTAAAAGTTTGTCTGTACATTTAATATATCTTCTAATGAAGTTCGGTCTTCAACCATAGTTACTTTATTACACATGAATATATTCCAACTTGCATCTTAATGTTCAAGGTATGGAatacttttaaataattgtttgcaATGACGCTAACAttaattctttgaaaaatgttccCCCTTTTTAAATAGTACACGTTAGATGTTGCAAGTTCTTGGCAGTTGAAACTGAAAGCTTCTTTCTGATGTTATAAAAAGCCTTAATACTTGAATGCAGATATTGAGGAATCTTTAAATGCACTTGTGAAATAAGATAACTATTTACTAGTTGTAAACAATATTGATTAACCATTAAACGCTCAATACGTATTTGCTTTTCAACAGTCTTTTTAACTCGTTACAGTTATCACTCAAAAACTGTCGTTTACAAATGAGACACCAATCAATAATTTAGCCAAGTCCAAATTTcacatttaaataaatctataaacatgcgtatatgtatttttttcaaacatgtTTCTAAAAATCATTCAACTATTGGTTTTCAAAtcctaaaaattcaaatagacaaatatttcaatatatttatcaaatgaATTTTTATGTTTATCCTCTTTTAATTCACATTAGATCCCTGAATCATTAGTATCACAACTATCATATACCTACAAGGATCATTGAATTGAGCGCAGGTTTAGGTGTTTGTAAGCGTAACTGTGTACGTGTGAATGTGTAATTCGTATCGTTAATGGCCATatcttaaattattttgttggAACGCATCTTATTCATATCTGACATCCACATATTAATGCGAATGAAAGCAGATTGAAGATGTCAGACGatcgaaaatattaaattatccAGGACATCATTTCCATGCTTGCTTTTGTACCTTTTGTGAAGCTAATTTCTTCGTTACATACGAAGAGATTAACAAAGCCGAAAGTACTATgacaattaaataataatcaaaatcttCTTTCAGTACATCAAACGTTTTTGATGGCGCTACCCTTGTGTAAAATAGATCTACAAAATAAACATTAATTAGAACGGTGCACATCTATTTatatgatttattaaattgaTTGTTGTCAGTTTAAACTTACCAAGACCATGAACAAAAACTAGACATGTGCTCTCAAGGCCACTAGGACTTGTGTGTATTCCAGAAACCCTATAAACACTCTGGTTGTAGTTTATTATACCATCCATATGAATGGGTATTTCTGGCATATAAGGAATGACTCCCTCCTCTCTCATCTCTGGATTGACGGGTCTTCTTGGATCGACCAGCATCCAAGGCAACTCCAAAACTCCTCCATTAGCTAATGCGACTAAATCGAGacatatttgtttttaaatagaaTTTATTAAGCAAACAATTAAGATTGTATCTTGAAAAATGCATACCTAAAATATGTTTGCTAGTAATGCCTTTCTCGGTGATTGTCTCTTGCATAGATTCTACTGAAGCAGGGAAAATGAAGGCCTGCCTCTCAACAATTGGTAACTTAGTTGTTGCCAACGACGAAAAAACTATAAAACGATAAAAGCAAATTGTTAGTACGTAattattttgccatattttattgaatttgaGTTAAAAAAATCTCATCCTACCTGTGGTATTGCTCTGAGTTTTTCCCTCGTAAAGTTCAAGAGTGGCTATCTCAGTCCTGCGACTCTTTTCGTTAAAGTAACTATACACTAGCCAGTTTTCGGAATGAACAACATGCACGGGACCTTTGGTGCGTTTGTGGACAATCGAGAACACCATCGAACCCGACACAACGTCCAGCAAATATAAATTAAGGGTATCTGCGAATTCAAGATTTAATTTGTGATACAAGTATCTTCATGATCGAACTATACAATGAGAGAAACTGTATCTTACTTTTGTGAGCACCGCTGGTGCCTTGCGTGACAACAGCTACCAGGTTCGGGTTGATGTACTTGTAGAGCACCGACCTATCACCCAGCACTCGACCCTGCGAATGCACGCGCTCGATGGGATCCTTCGAGACTACATGTGTTATGCGTTGGTTCTTCGGAGAGAACACTAGTTCCCACACCTTATGAGCGACAAGATTCTGCGGTGTGCTATACGAAAGGGAATAGCCAGACAACACTCCGGTCGTCTTATCGACAGTGAAGATGAAGGTGTTGGGTCCGGCAGAAGTGGCGATAGCGCTAGCGTTCTCTGGGAACACGTGTACACGCTCCTTGTCGTCGAGCAAAACGATGCTGCGCAAGAAGTTGTCGGTCGTCGCGTGAAGTAACAAGGATTGTTTTACCTTGTAGTTAAGCTTCTTCAGACCACCAAGCAATTCACCGTTTATTGGATTAAAGGTGAAAATGATGCCGTTGCCTGTATCCTGCAAGTAGTCACGGATCGGCTATAGCTAGACGACATGTTAAACTGCGATTTTTAGATATATGCATAGTATTAGAATTCGTGCAAACCTTATCAGCGGCGAGAAGTGAGCACTGAGGTGGATGTGGGTAGTGCCGACTACCGCGTTGCACGTAGAGGACCATGTTATTGCTTTCCTGAGAGAAGCCCCGAATGTTGGGTACTCGCAGCTGCCAGATTATCTCGCCTTTCTTTGACTCGATACCAAATATTTTTCCAGCCGAAGTAACAGCCACGATCATTTTGTGCAAGCCGAACTTGTCGCGCACTAAATCGGCTCGTTCGCTGGACTGCTGCGGCTCCAGCCCCAGTAGAGATTGGATGAAAGTGCTTGCCTGGTTGGCCTGGGAAGTCAGACGACGCACCAACATACCGATAACGTCCCCTAATATATAAATACGGTTATTAACATTTGCCGAAGTTATTCATTATAAAGACTCCAATCTATACATGGTTCAAAGAAAAACATGggtgaaaaaaatcaattcatATTCTAATACAGGTAATGTAAAAGTGCACATAAACGACAATGTTTATGTTGATACATTTTCGTTACAAGAATTTTAGGATCTTGCAAGTTGTGTTGATTACAAAATGTAGTTCTTGATATGAATTAGTAATCATTACGTAAGTATTTGAATTGTTTGCGTGCACttctaaaacttaaattacAGGTCGTTGACAAAAAACAGAAACTCTGTCGACCAAAAGCACACGTTTCCTAAAAGTCACTGAGCTGATAAAAAAGTAATCACAATTCCTACGAAAAACTCATGCTGAAAATCGAAAGAATCAAGCAGAAAACCAACTCGCTATTATGAGTCGTGAGATTTCATGCAAACTATACAGGGAAACTTAAAGAAAGCTCGTTTtcgacgaaataaaaaaaa
Coding sequences within it:
- the LOC100121213 gene encoding ER membrane protein complex subunit 1 isoform X3, producing MAPSLIASPNFRGNFNRLFTDSQFLQCLILLFSLFNLSLCLYEDQVGKFDWRQNYVGKIKFASFDSVSTAKKIIVATEENVIAALNIKTGQILWRRVLEKGYAGRIRAMETTMDGELISVNGGVPAIVRYWNSATGHIINEWTLAEQNPDRIEDVKWHIKDGTLHHILPIYNSGIEVTSYDSKTGEKLKTTKISAPFISQDTECVLAAPHYVCLKSDSVILFSINIFKPKQQPETLTINHIMGSGSQGPYRISLVPGNVAAISISADNNRRKRLMYVHENENLTLHTRDIEGDNFLYVNKFGDNIVVLESSYDNKVTTITATELNKPDAQPEKIGSLNHKALYNPALVAIDCTYQSMKAKMCKYLMTSEDHSISLLQQKVFWTREEALANIVAVEFIELPMSERDRAIETEFDQKESLDVDSSWDVIGMLVRRLTSQANQASTFIQSLLGLEPQQSSERADLVRDKFGLHKMIVAVTSAGKIFGIESKKGEIIWQLRVPNIRGFSQESNNMVLYVQRGSRHYPHPPQCSLLAADKDTGNGIIFTFNPINGELLGGLKKLNYKVKQSLLLHATTDNFLRSIVLLDDKERVHVFPENASAIATSAGPNTFIFTVDKTTGVLSGYSLSYSTPQNLVAHKVWELVFSPKNQRITHVVSKDPIERVHSQGRVLGDRSVLYKYINPNLVAVVTQGTSGAHKNTLNLYLLDVVSGSMVFSIVHKRTKGPVHVVHSENWLVYSYFNEKSRRTEIATLELYEGKTQSNTTVFSSLATTKLPIVERQAFIFPASVESMQETITEKGITSKHILVALANGGVLELPWMLVDPRRPVNPEMREEGVIPYMPEIPIHMDGIINYNQSVYRVSGIHTSPSGLESTCLVFVHGLDLFYTRVAPSKTFDVLKEDFDYYLIVIVLSALLISSYVTKKLASQKVQKQAWK
- the LOC100121213 gene encoding ER membrane protein complex subunit 1 isoform X4, giving the protein MAPSLIASPNFRGNFNRLFTDSQFLQCLILLFSLFNLSLCLYEDQVGKFDWRQNYVGKIKFASFDSVSTAKKIIVATEENVIAALNIKTGQILWRRVLEKGYAGRIRAMETTMDGELISVNGGVPAIVRYWNSATGHIINEWTLAEQNPDRIEDVKWHIKDGTLHHILPIYNSGIEVTSYDSKTGEKLKTTKISAPFISQDTECVLAAPHYVCLKSDSVILFSINIFKPKQQPETLTINHIMGSGSQGPYRISLVPGNVAAISISADNNRRKRLMYVHENENLTLHTRDIEGDNFLYVNKFGDNIVVLESSYDNKVTTITATELNKPDAQPEKIGSLNHKALYNPALVAIDCTYQSMKAKMCKYLMTSEDHSISLLQQKVFWTREEALANIVAVEFIELPMSERDRAIETEFDQKERDVIGMLVRRLTSQANQASTFIQSLLGLEPQQSSERADLVRDKFGLHKMIVAVTSAGKIFGIESKKGEIIWQLRVPNIRGFSQESNNMVLYVQRGSRHYPHPPQCSLLAADKDTGNGIIFTFNPINGELLGGLKKLNYKVKQSLLLHATTDNFLRSIVLLDDKERVHVFPENASAIATSAGPNTFIFTVDKTTGVLSGYSLSYSTPQNLVAHKVWELVFSPKNQRITHVVSKDPIERVHSQGRVLGDRSVLYKYINPNLVAVVTQGTSGAHKNTLNLYLLDVVSGSMVFSIVHKRTKGPVHVVHSENWLVYSYFNEKSRRTEIATLELYEGKTQSNTTVFSSLATTKLPIVERQAFIFPASVESMQETITEKGITSKHILVALANGGVLELPWMLVDPRRPVNPEMREEGVIPYMPEIPIHMDGIINYNQSVYRVSGIHTSPSGLESTCLVFVHGLDLFYTRVAPSKTFDVLKEDFDYYLIVIVLSALLISSYVTKKLASQKVQKQAWK